ATATTCAGCATATTGCCGAATATCATTATTAGGTGAATCTTTAAGTTCGTTAGACAATAGGTTTGAAAACCCAATGATAGATTGAAAAGGATTAATCATGTCATGGGCAATAATAGAAAGTATTTTATCTTTTGTATTATTTAATTCAGCTAACTGGTTACTCTGTTTTTCAATTTCTTCGTTTTGCTTAATTAGTGTGGTGTTTGTTTTAGCCAGTTTTTGCCTTTGCCGGTATAAACTATATGGAATTGTTAATGCTACTAAAACGATGATAATAATTAAAAGCAGCAGTATTTGTTGCCTGAAAATTTTACTTTTTTGCAATTCATTTTCTATTTGTAGTTTTTCAGTTTGTTGTATTCGTTTTTCAGTATCATATTTAGTTTGAATTTCAGCAATCATTTCGCTTCGGTTTGCATTAAATATTTGCCACCTAACCCCTGTATAATCTTCATGATATTTTAAAGCTGAATCATAAGCATGAGTGGCTTTAAAAGCTCTGTATATTTGTAGTAAAGCTGTTTCCTGATAAGTTAAAATCTTTGTTTTATAGGATATTTTCAAACTTTCTTGTGCATAATAAATACAACTATCGTATAAATATTTATCCAAATGCAAGGCAGCAATATTGATATAGGATCCGGGAACATAAATCCAATCTTTAGAAGAAATACCCAGATGCAATGATTTATGCAAATAATATAGAGCTGAATCAAATTTGTCGAGTTCTTTATACAAAGCGCCCATGATGTTAAAAGTATTTGACAAAAATGCTGCTGAATTGAGAGCAGGTTTGTGTTTCAATGAAGAATCAGCATAATGAAGGGCCTTTTGATACTCTTTTTTCTCAAACAAAACGGCAGATATTCGATTATAAATATTTTTTATCTCAATGTCAATCTGATGTTTTTTCGAAATATCAAGTCCTTTGAAAAGATAGGTTAATGCTTTATCATGTTCTGCTTGTGCTCTATAATTTTCCCCAATTGCATGAAAACAAATTGCTATATTTTCGAAATTGT
This genomic stretch from Bacteroidota bacterium harbors:
- a CDS encoding tetratricopeptide repeat-containing sensor histidine kinase; its protein translation is MNTPSITKLTCLLIFVLFLPNISSASNNEIDSLSVLLENNKLADQERILVLNALYSKNLDTDINLAFNYISESIMLAKQFEQEEIFAQTASLYSNILSLQGEYKESISYLFKALKYYEESNNFENIAICFHAIGENYRAQAEHDKALTYLFKGLDISKKHQIDIEIKNIYNRISAVLFEKKEYQKALHYADSSLKHKPALNSAAFLSNTFNIMGALYKELDKFDSALYYLHKSLHLGISSKDWIYVPGSYINIAALHLDKYLYDSCIYYAQESLKISYKTKILTYQETALLQIYRAFKATHAYDSALKYHEDYTGVRWQIFNANRSEMIAEIQTKYDTEKRIQQTEKLQIENELQKSKIFRQQILLLLIIIIVLVALTIPYSLYRQRQKLAKTNTTLIKQNEEIEKQSNQLAELNNTKDKILSIIAHDMINPFQSIIGFSNLLSNELKDSPNNDIRQYAEYISKGTLNLNTLLSNLLKWSQLQVGSLKLNKEIVSIKALSDETLGLFETAIKEKRINCRIDIHADHQAYCDTHSVSTVIRNLVSNAIKFTRFDGTISISTVAKDQELEFTIIDNGVGMDEENLIKLFSLDKAISFGTNNEKGTGFGLILCKEFVEKNGGKIWAESETNKGTTIHFTLPINKD